Proteins co-encoded in one Cataglyphis hispanica isolate Lineage 1 chromosome 4, ULB_Chis1_1.0, whole genome shotgun sequence genomic window:
- the LOC126848812 gene encoding cleavage and polyadenylation specificity factor subunit 4 codes for MECVVANVEHMRFDIEIALDEQYGALPLPFTGMDKSIAAVCQFYPRGTCSKGGSCPFRHVRGDRTIVCKHWLRGLCKKGDQCEFLHEYDMTKMPECYFYSRFNACHNKECPFLHIDPETKVRDCPWYDRGFCRHGPLCRHRHVRRVLCMAYLAGFCPEGPNCKFMHPRFELPAVQDMQPKEGKKVMITCHFCGEGGHKAIYCNKMPPDVREAQVRQDADNNSHASHHHMNMHNGPPPPRGPQKPLEEVTCYKCGQKGHYANKCPKGHLAFLSHAGSGSGGQNQNYRR; via the exons ATGGAATGCGTAGTGGCAAATGTCGAACACATGCGATTTGACATTGAAATTGCTCTTGATGAGCAATATGGAGCTCTTCCATTACCTTTCACCGGCATGGACA AATCAATTGCTGCAGTATGTCAATTTTACCCAAGAGGTACTTGTAGTAAAGGAGGATCATGTCCATTCAGACATGTTCGTGGTGATCGCACAATAGTATGTAAACATTGGTTAAGAGGTCTTTGTAAAAAGGGTGATCAATGTGAATTTCTGCACGAATATGACATGACAAAAATGCcggaatgttatttttattctagatTCA atgCATGTCACAATAAGGAGTGTCCTTTCTTACACATTGACCCTGAGACAAAAGTCAGAGATTGTCCATGGTACGATCGTGGTTTCTGTAGGCATGGCCCCTTGTGTAGACATCGACATGTCAGACGTGTTCTCTGTATGGCTTACTTGGCTGGTTTTTGTCCAGAAGGAccaaattgcaaatttatgca TCCAAGGTTTGAATTACCAGCGGTACAAGACATGCAACCAAAGGAAGGCAAAAAGGTGATGATCACCTGTCATTTCTGTGGAGAAGGCGGTCACAAggcaatttattgcaataaaatgccACCCGATGTACGAGAAGCTCAAGTCAGACAAGATGCCGATAATAATTCTCATGCATCACATCATCATATGAATATGCACAATGGACCGCCGCCACCACGAGGACCACAAAAACCGCTCGAAGAAGTAACGTGCTACAAGTGTGGACAGAAAGGTCATTATGCCAATAAATGTCCAAAAGGACATTTAGCATTTTTGAGTCATGCAGGTAGTGGAAGTGGCGGTCAAAATCAGAATTATCGAAGatga